In Streptomyces qaidamensis, one DNA window encodes the following:
- a CDS encoding PTS transporter subunit EIIC yields the protein MSTDTAAPASPKKGSAVMAVMQRIGRSLMLPVAVLPAAALLVRLGNDDMLGRPEFPAFLTKIASFMAAGGNAILDNMALLFAVGIAIGFAKKSDGSTALAAVTGYLVFQRVLATFTDPNQPKVPTAVDGKVVMVEKAVNAGVLGGVVMGIVVALLYQRFYRTKLPDWAGFFGGRRLVPILSAFAGLFIGIVFGYIWPVLGAGLHNLGEWLVGSGAVGAGIFGVANRALIPVGMHHLLNSFPWLQAGEYEGKNGDIARFLAGDPTAGQFMTGFFPIMMFALPAACLAIVHCARPERRKIVGGMMLSLALTSFVTGVTEPIEFTFMFIAPVLYAIHAVLTGVSMALTWALGMRDGFGFSAGAIDFALNLGIATNPWGLALVGLCFAAVYYVVFRFAITKFNLPTPGRESDEELAELQKAEAK from the coding sequence ATGTCCACAGACACCGCCGCGCCCGCGAGCCCGAAGAAGGGCTCGGCCGTGATGGCCGTCATGCAGCGGATCGGCCGCAGCCTGATGCTGCCCGTCGCGGTGCTGCCCGCGGCAGCCCTGCTGGTCCGGCTCGGCAACGACGACATGCTGGGCCGCCCGGAGTTCCCCGCCTTCCTGACGAAGATCGCCAGTTTCATGGCCGCGGGCGGCAACGCGATCCTCGACAACATGGCGCTGCTGTTCGCCGTGGGCATCGCGATCGGCTTCGCCAAGAAGTCGGACGGTTCCACGGCGCTCGCCGCCGTCACCGGCTACCTGGTCTTCCAGCGAGTGCTCGCCACCTTCACCGACCCGAACCAGCCGAAGGTGCCGACCGCCGTCGACGGCAAGGTCGTCATGGTGGAGAAGGCGGTCAACGCCGGTGTCCTCGGCGGCGTGGTCATGGGCATCGTCGTCGCCCTGCTCTACCAGCGCTTCTACCGCACCAAGCTGCCGGACTGGGCCGGCTTCTTCGGCGGCCGCCGCCTGGTCCCGATCCTGTCGGCCTTCGCGGGTCTGTTCATCGGCATCGTCTTCGGATACATCTGGCCGGTCCTCGGCGCGGGCCTGCACAACCTCGGTGAGTGGCTGGTCGGTTCCGGCGCGGTGGGCGCGGGCATCTTCGGTGTCGCCAACCGCGCGCTGATCCCGGTCGGCATGCACCACCTGCTGAACTCCTTCCCGTGGCTCCAGGCCGGCGAGTACGAGGGCAAGAACGGTGACATCGCCCGCTTCCTCGCCGGTGACCCGACCGCCGGGCAGTTCATGACGGGCTTCTTCCCGATCATGATGTTCGCCCTGCCGGCCGCGTGCCTGGCGATCGTGCACTGCGCCCGGCCCGAGCGGCGCAAGATCGTCGGCGGCATGATGCTGTCGCTCGCGCTGACGTCGTTCGTCACGGGCGTCACCGAGCCGATCGAGTTCACCTTCATGTTCATCGCCCCGGTGCTCTACGCGATCCACGCCGTGCTCACCGGTGTCTCGATGGCGCTGACCTGGGCTCTGGGGATGAGGGACGGCTTCGGCTTCTCGGCCGGTGCGATCGACTTCGCTCTGAACCTCGGTATCGCGACCAACCCGTGGGGCCTGGCCCTGGTCGGTCTGTGCTTCGCGGCGGTCTACTACGTGGTGTTCCGCTTCGCGATCACCAAGTTCAACCTGCCCACGCCGGGCCGCGAGTCCGACGAGGAACTCGCCGAGCTGCAGAAGGCCGAGGCCAAGTAG
- a CDS encoding MBL fold metallo-hydrolase: MKLTVVGCSGSFPSAESACSSYLVEADGFRLLLDMGNGALGELQRHCGLYDLDAIFLSHLHADHCIDMCAYFVARYYRHDGGRCDPLPVFGPEGTEHRLTTAYADTPSASSMSEVFDFHTVKPSTFEIGPFTVHTERVAHPVEAYGIRIEHGGKVLTYSGDTGVSPALDELARDADLFLCEAAFTHGKEDIPDLHLNGREAGETAARSGARRLVLTHVPPWTDPQVNLADAREVYDGPVDLAAPRQTYEI, encoded by the coding sequence ATGAAGCTCACCGTCGTCGGCTGCTCGGGGTCGTTCCCGTCCGCGGAATCGGCCTGCTCGAGCTACCTCGTCGAGGCCGACGGCTTCCGGCTGCTTCTCGACATGGGCAACGGTGCCCTGGGCGAGCTGCAGCGCCACTGCGGTCTCTACGACCTCGACGCGATCTTCCTCAGCCATCTGCACGCCGACCACTGCATCGACATGTGCGCGTACTTCGTCGCGCGCTACTACCGCCACGACGGCGGCCGCTGCGATCCACTCCCCGTCTTCGGCCCCGAAGGCACGGAACACCGGCTGACCACCGCCTACGCGGACACCCCCTCCGCCTCCTCCATGAGCGAGGTCTTCGACTTCCACACGGTCAAGCCGTCCACCTTCGAGATCGGCCCGTTCACGGTGCACACCGAGCGGGTCGCCCATCCGGTGGAGGCCTACGGCATCCGGATCGAGCACGGCGGCAAGGTCCTGACGTACTCCGGTGACACCGGCGTGAGCCCCGCGCTGGACGAACTCGCCCGGGATGCCGACCTGTTCCTGTGCGAGGCGGCCTTCACGCACGGCAAGGAGGACATCCCCGACCTGCACCTCAACGGCCGCGAGGCGGGTGAGACGGCGGCCCGGTCCGGAGCCCGCCGCCTGGTCCTCACCCACGTCCCGCCGTGGACGGACCCCCAGGTCAACCTCGCCGACGCCCGCGAGGTGTACGACGGTCCGGTGGACCTCGCCGCGCCCCGGCAGACGTACGAGATCTAG
- a CDS encoding type II toxin-antitoxin system PemK/MazF family toxin, with protein MDTSWWLALAAVVLLALVATLVDGWGRGRRPSARRVRTAAPAGAPEGRPQPAEIWWADVPYEDEARTKDRPCLVLAVRGERATVAKITTRVRGGRAGVIPLPPGSVGDARARASFLETDELREVPVWGFRRRIGVVDPALWDRVRYLAG; from the coding sequence ATGGACACGTCCTGGTGGCTGGCGCTCGCCGCGGTGGTACTGCTCGCGCTCGTCGCCACGCTCGTCGACGGCTGGGGCCGGGGGCGGCGGCCGTCCGCCCGGCGGGTGCGGACGGCGGCACCGGCCGGCGCGCCGGAGGGCCGGCCGCAGCCGGCGGAGATCTGGTGGGCGGACGTCCCTTACGAGGACGAGGCCCGTACGAAGGACCGCCCCTGTCTGGTGCTGGCGGTGCGCGGGGAGCGGGCGACGGTCGCGAAGATCACCACCCGGGTCCGGGGCGGGCGCGCCGGGGTGATCCCGCTGCCGCCCGGCTCGGTGGGCGACGCCCGGGCCCGGGCGAGTTTCCTGGAGACGGACGAGCTGCGGGAGGTCCCGGTGTGGGGCTTCAGGCGGCGGATCGGCGTGGTGGATCCGGCGCTGTGGGACCGGGTGCGGTACCTGGCGGGCTGA
- a CDS encoding PLP-dependent cysteine synthase family protein, with amino-acid sequence MRYDSPLAAVGNTPLVRLPRLSPSADVRIWAKLEDRNPTGSVKDRPALHMIEQAEKDGRLTPGCTILEPTSGNTGISLAMAAKLKGYRIVCVMPENTSQERRDLLGMWGAEIISSPAAGGSNTAVRVAKELSAEHPDWVMLYQYGNPDNAGAHYATTGPEILADLPSVTHFVAGLGTTGTLMGVGRFLREHKPDVQIVAAEPRYDDLVYGLRNLDEGFVPELYDASVLTTRFSVGSADAVTRTRELLQQEGIFAGVSTGAALHAAIGVGKKAVKAGETADIVFVVADGGWKYLSTGVYTAATTEEAIDTVQGQLWA; translated from the coding sequence ATGCGCTACGACTCCCCCCTGGCCGCGGTCGGCAACACCCCCCTGGTGCGCCTGCCGCGGCTGTCGCCGTCCGCCGACGTCCGCATCTGGGCGAAGCTGGAGGACCGCAACCCGACGGGGTCGGTCAAGGACCGTCCGGCCCTGCACATGATCGAGCAGGCGGAGAAGGACGGCCGCCTGACGCCGGGCTGCACCATCCTGGAGCCGACGTCGGGCAACACCGGCATCTCCCTGGCCATGGCGGCGAAACTCAAGGGCTACCGCATCGTCTGCGTGATGCCGGAGAACACCTCGCAGGAACGCCGGGACCTGCTGGGCATGTGGGGCGCGGAGATCATCTCCTCCCCGGCGGCGGGCGGTTCCAACACCGCCGTACGCGTCGCCAAGGAGCTCTCGGCCGAGCACCCCGACTGGGTGATGCTCTACCAGTACGGCAACCCGGACAACGCGGGCGCCCACTACGCCACGACCGGCCCCGAGATCCTCGCGGACCTGCCGTCCGTCACGCACTTCGTGGCCGGCCTCGGCACCACCGGCACCCTCATGGGCGTGGGCCGCTTCCTGCGCGAGCACAAGCCGGACGTCCAGATCGTCGCGGCCGAACCGCGCTACGACGACCTGGTCTACGGCCTGCGCAACCTCGACGAGGGCTTCGTCCCCGAGCTGTACGACGCCTCCGTCCTCACCACCCGCTTCTCGGTCGGCTCGGCGGACGCGGTCACCCGCACCCGCGAGCTGCTCCAGCAGGAGGGCATCTTCGCCGGCGTCTCCACGGGCGCCGCGCTGCACGCCGCGATCGGCGTCGGCAAGAAGGCCGTCAAGGCGGGGGAGACCGCCGACATCGTCTTCGTCGTCGCCGACGGTGGCTGGAAGTACCTCTCGACGGGCGTCTACACGGCGGCCACCACGGAGGAGGCCATCGACACGGTCCAGGGCCAGCTCTGGGCGTAG
- a CDS encoding MoaD/ThiS family protein translates to MAIEVRIPTILRTYTDGQKAVEGKGDTLAELFTDLETRHAGIQARIVDDGQLRRFVNVYLNDEDVRFLDGINTKLSDGDNVTILPAVAGGMV, encoded by the coding sequence ATGGCCATCGAGGTCCGCATCCCGACCATCCTCCGCACCTACACCGACGGCCAGAAGGCGGTGGAGGGCAAGGGAGACACCCTCGCCGAGCTGTTCACCGACCTCGAGACCCGGCACGCCGGCATCCAGGCCCGCATCGTGGACGACGGTCAGCTGCGCCGCTTCGTCAACGTGTACCTGAACGACGAGGACGTCCGCTTCCTCGACGGCATCAACACCAAGCTGTCGGACGGCGACAACGTCACGATCCTGCCGGCCGTGGCCGGCGGCATGGTCTGA
- a CDS encoding putative leader peptide, with the protein MVFHDVSDKTPGELLVARLHVDLCRLASAIC; encoded by the coding sequence ATGGTTTTCCACGACGTGAGCGACAAGACGCCGGGCGAGCTGCTCGTGGCGCGGCTGCACGTCGACCTGTGCAGGCTCGCCAGCGCCATCTGTTGA
- a CDS encoding Mov34/MPN/PAD-1 family protein translates to MLTITQALVDQIVVHARKDHPDEACGVVAGPAGSDRPERFIPMLNAAMSPTFYEFDSGDLLKLYREMDDRDEEPVVIYHSHTATEAYPSRTDISYANEPGAHYVLVSTADTDGAGEFQFRSFRIVEGEVTEEEVQVVEAY, encoded by the coding sequence ATGCTGACCATCACCCAGGCCCTCGTCGACCAGATCGTCGTTCACGCGCGCAAGGACCACCCCGACGAGGCGTGTGGCGTCGTCGCCGGCCCGGCGGGCTCGGACCGCCCCGAGCGCTTCATCCCCATGCTCAACGCGGCCATGTCGCCCACGTTCTACGAGTTCGACTCCGGCGACCTGCTCAAGCTCTACCGCGAGATGGACGACCGCGACGAGGAGCCGGTGGTCATCTATCACTCCCACACCGCGACCGAGGCCTACCCCTCACGCACCGACATCTCCTACGCCAACGAGCCCGGCGCCCACTACGTCCTCGTCTCCACCGCCGACACCGACGGCGCCGGCGAGTTCCAGTTCCGCTCCTTCCGCATCGTCGAGGGCGAGGTCACGGAGGAGGAGGTCCAGGTCGTCGAGGCATACTGA
- a CDS encoding amino acid permease, producing the protein MTSAQVDTESVPEEGYERGLGSRQVQMIAIGGAIGVGLFMGAGANIAKAGPSIILMYALAGVVIFFIMRALGELLLYRPVSGSFAEYAREFLGPFFGFVTGWTYWLMWVVTGMAELTAAAIYIHFWFPEIPQWVSALVFLVVLFGVNLISVKIFGEVEFWFSMIKVTAIIGMIVIGLGVLTLGFSDAGDTAAVSNLWSHDGFFPNGIGSSLMTLQGVMFAYLAVELVGVTAGESENPEKTLPKAINTLPWRIIVFYVGALLVILSVVKWTEFSAGESPFVHAFGKIGIPLAAGIVNFVVLTAALSSCNSGMYSTGRMLRGLAANSEAPRAFGRLNARKTPAVGITVSVALMGIGVVLNYVVPEKAFLYVTSVATAAGIWTWMMILVSHIRYRSAVDAGRLRASSFPAPGGALFSWVALLFLIGVTCMIAYDKDARVCLYVAAGWAVALGIGWAVLKRRNPQLTERRGAEFEKVG; encoded by the coding sequence ATGACCTCTGCGCAGGTCGACACGGAAAGCGTGCCCGAAGAGGGGTACGAGCGCGGCCTCGGCAGCCGTCAAGTCCAGATGATCGCGATCGGCGGCGCCATCGGCGTCGGCCTGTTCATGGGCGCCGGGGCGAACATCGCCAAGGCCGGCCCCAGCATCATCCTCATGTACGCCCTCGCGGGCGTCGTGATCTTCTTCATCATGCGGGCCCTGGGCGAGCTGCTCCTCTACCGGCCCGTCTCCGGCTCCTTCGCCGAGTACGCCCGCGAGTTCCTCGGCCCGTTCTTCGGCTTCGTCACGGGCTGGACGTACTGGCTCATGTGGGTGGTCACCGGCATGGCCGAGCTCACCGCCGCCGCGATCTACATCCACTTCTGGTTCCCGGAGATCCCGCAGTGGGTCAGCGCCCTGGTGTTCCTGGTGGTGCTCTTCGGCGTCAACCTGATCTCCGTCAAGATCTTCGGCGAAGTCGAGTTCTGGTTCTCGATGATCAAGGTCACGGCCATCATCGGCATGATCGTCATCGGCCTCGGCGTGCTCACCCTCGGCTTCTCCGACGCCGGTGACACCGCCGCCGTCTCCAACCTCTGGTCGCACGACGGCTTCTTCCCGAACGGCATCGGCTCCAGCCTGATGACGCTCCAGGGCGTCATGTTCGCCTACCTCGCCGTCGAGCTCGTCGGCGTCACCGCGGGCGAGTCCGAGAACCCCGAGAAGACCCTGCCCAAGGCCATCAACACCCTGCCCTGGCGCATCATCGTCTTCTACGTCGGCGCGCTGCTGGTGATCCTCTCCGTCGTCAAGTGGACCGAGTTCTCCGCCGGCGAGAGCCCGTTCGTGCACGCCTTCGGCAAGATCGGCATCCCGCTCGCCGCGGGCATCGTGAACTTCGTGGTGCTCACCGCGGCCCTGTCGTCCTGCAACTCGGGCATGTACTCGACCGGCCGGATGCTGCGCGGCCTGGCCGCCAACAGCGAGGCGCCGCGGGCGTTCGGCAGGCTCAACGCCCGCAAGACGCCCGCCGTCGGCATCACCGTCTCGGTCGCGCTCATGGGCATCGGCGTCGTCCTGAACTACGTCGTCCCGGAGAAGGCGTTCCTCTACGTCACCTCCGTCGCCACCGCGGCCGGCATCTGGACCTGGATGATGATCCTCGTCAGCCACATCCGCTACCGCTCCGCGGTCGACGCGGGCCGGCTGCGCGCCTCGTCCTTCCCCGCCCCTGGCGGTGCGCTCTTCAGCTGGGTCGCGCTGCTCTTCCTCATCGGCGTGACCTGCATGATCGCGTACGACAAGGATGCGCGGGTCTGCCTGTACGTCGCGGCCGGCTGGGCCGTCGCCCTCGGCATCGGCTGGGCGGTCCTCAAGCGCCGCAACCCGCAGCTCACCGAGCGCCGCGGCGCGGAGTTCGAGAAGGTCGGCTGA
- a CDS encoding DUF2017 domain-containing protein gives MPGTFEPLPGGGAAVALDDVEISIIRSLAVQLLELIGPGPAEDTSGDPLAELFAEGPSEPPSDPVLRRLFPDAYSDPEQPASSRDAEEQKAYSAEFRRYTENDLRAGKRDSALAVIRSLDALSSASAGEGGTVLKLSPAESQQWLGALNDLRLAIGSRLEITDDEDTDLLYRLPDDDPRKPMVMAYLWLGGLQETLVGTLMA, from the coding sequence ATGCCCGGAACCTTCGAACCGCTCCCCGGCGGCGGCGCGGCCGTCGCCCTCGACGACGTCGAGATCTCCATCATCCGGTCGCTGGCCGTCCAGCTCCTGGAGCTCATCGGCCCCGGCCCCGCCGAGGACACCTCCGGCGACCCGCTCGCCGAGTTGTTCGCCGAGGGCCCCAGCGAGCCGCCCTCCGACCCGGTGCTGAGGCGGCTCTTCCCGGACGCCTACAGCGACCCGGAGCAGCCCGCCTCGTCGCGGGACGCCGAGGAGCAGAAGGCGTACTCCGCGGAGTTCCGGCGCTACACCGAGAACGACCTGCGGGCCGGCAAGCGGGACAGCGCCCTCGCGGTGATCCGCTCCCTCGACGCGCTCTCCTCGGCCTCGGCCGGCGAGGGCGGCACGGTGCTGAAGCTGTCGCCGGCGGAGTCCCAGCAGTGGCTGGGCGCCCTGAACGACCTGCGGCTCGCGATCGGCTCGCGGCTGGAGATCACAGACGACGAGGACACCGACCTCCTCTACCGCCTCCCGGACGACGACCCGCGTAAGCCGATGGTGATGGCCTACCTGTGGCTGGGCGGCCTCCAGGAGACGCTGGTCGGAACCCTCATGGCCTGA
- the clpS gene encoding ATP-dependent Clp protease adapter ClpS, producing MGSVTSPAPLEIERTESAEEVFAVPEPDVPWVTIVHNDPVNLMSYVTYVFQSYFGYSKDKATKLMLDVHHKGRAVVSSGSREEMERDVQAMHGYGLWATLQQDRK from the coding sequence ATGGGCAGTGTGACGTCACCCGCGCCCCTGGAGATCGAACGCACCGAGTCGGCGGAGGAGGTCTTCGCCGTACCCGAGCCGGACGTCCCGTGGGTCACCATCGTCCACAACGACCCGGTCAACCTCATGAGCTACGTGACGTACGTCTTCCAGTCGTACTTCGGCTACTCCAAGGACAAGGCCACCAAGCTCATGCTCGACGTCCACCACAAGGGCCGGGCGGTCGTCTCCAGCGGCAGCCGCGAGGAGATGGAACGCGACGTGCAGGCCATGCACGGCTACGGCCTGTGGGCCACCCTCCAGCAGGACCGCAAGTAG
- a CDS encoding nicotinate phosphoribosyltransferase, giving the protein MDVADLGLPVDVPSTALFTDQYELTMLRAALTAGTAERRSVFEVFTRRLPNGRRYGVVGGTGRVLDAVENFRFDTAVLNFLREREIVDEETLQWLAGYRFRGDIWGYPEGEVYFPGSPIMRVEGTFAECVLLETVILSILNHDSAIAAAASRMSAAAGDRPLIEMGARRTHELAAVAASRAAYVGGFATTSDLAAGFRYGIPTVGTSAHAFTLLHDSERDAFQAQVNTLGRGTTLLVDTYDVAEAVRTAVEVAGTELGAVRIDSGDLLLVAHRVRQQLDELGARDTKIVVTSDLDEYAIASLAAAPVDAYGVGTQLVTGSGHPTSSMVYKLVARAESTGPKAPLVPVAKKSSGGKTSIGGRKWAARRLDSYGVAEAEVIGTGPVPAGLADRQLLVELVKGGEVVAREPLDAARERHTRARASLPMSATQLSRGEPVLPTEYLHESSGS; this is encoded by the coding sequence GTGGACGTAGCGGACCTTGGGCTGCCGGTGGACGTTCCCTCGACGGCGCTCTTCACGGACCAGTACGAGCTGACGATGCTGCGGGCCGCCCTGACGGCGGGCACGGCCGAGCGGCGGAGCGTGTTCGAGGTCTTCACCCGGCGGCTGCCGAACGGGCGCCGCTACGGCGTCGTGGGCGGCACCGGCCGGGTGCTGGACGCGGTGGAGAACTTCCGCTTCGACACGGCCGTGCTGAACTTCCTGCGGGAGCGGGAGATCGTCGACGAGGAGACCCTCCAGTGGCTCGCCGGCTACCGGTTCCGCGGCGACATCTGGGGCTACCCCGAGGGCGAGGTGTACTTCCCGGGCTCGCCGATCATGCGGGTCGAGGGCACCTTCGCCGAATGCGTGCTGCTGGAGACCGTGATCCTGTCGATCCTCAACCACGACTCGGCGATCGCCGCGGCCGCCTCGCGCATGTCGGCGGCGGCGGGTGACCGGCCGCTGATCGAGATGGGCGCCCGGCGCACCCACGAGCTGGCGGCGGTCGCGGCCTCCCGGGCCGCGTACGTCGGCGGCTTCGCGACCACCTCCGACCTGGCGGCCGGCTTCCGCTACGGCATCCCGACCGTCGGCACCTCGGCGCACGCCTTCACCCTGCTGCACGACAGCGAGCGGGACGCCTTCCAGGCCCAGGTGAACACGCTGGGCCGGGGCACCACGCTGCTGGTGGACACCTACGACGTCGCCGAGGCGGTCCGCACGGCCGTCGAGGTCGCCGGGACCGAGCTGGGCGCGGTGCGGATCGACTCGGGTGACCTGCTGCTGGTGGCGCACCGGGTGCGCCAGCAGCTCGACGAGCTGGGCGCGAGGGACACGAAGATCGTGGTGACCTCGGACCTGGACGAGTACGCGATCGCCTCGCTGGCGGCGGCGCCGGTGGACGCCTACGGCGTCGGGACGCAGCTGGTGACCGGCTCCGGCCACCCCACCTCCTCGATGGTCTACAAGCTGGTCGCGCGGGCCGAGTCCACGGGCCCGAAGGCGCCGCTGGTGCCGGTGGCGAAGAAGTCCAGCGGCGGCAAGACGTCGATCGGCGGACGCAAGTGGGCCGCGCGACGGCTGGACTCCTACGGCGTCGCCGAGGCCGAGGTGATCGGGACCGGGCCGGTGCCGGCCGGGCTCGCGGACCGGCAGCTGCTGGTGGAGCTGGTCAAGGGCGGCGAGGTGGTGGCGCGCGAGCCCCTGGACGCGGCGCGCGAGCGGCACACGAGGGCGCGCGCGAGTCTCCCGATGTCGGCCACGCAGCTCTCACGCGGGGAGCCCGTCCTTCCCACGGAGTACCTGCACGAGAGCTCGGGTAGCTAA
- a CDS encoding isochorismatase family protein produces the protein MRRALIVVDVQNDFCEGGSLAVAGGADVAAAVTELIGQAAGSGYQHVVATRDHHIAPGGHFSANPDYARSWPAHCVAGTEGVGFHPNFAPAVASGSIDAVFDKGAYSAAYSGFEGADENGTPLADWLRSREVTEVDVVGIATDHCVRATALDAAREGFRTQVLLDLTAGVAAESTERALEELRRAGVELSGKPVVQ, from the coding sequence ATGCGCCGCGCCTTGATCGTCGTCGATGTGCAGAACGACTTCTGCGAGGGGGGCAGCCTCGCGGTGGCCGGTGGTGCCGACGTGGCCGCCGCCGTCACGGAGCTGATCGGGCAGGCGGCCGGGTCCGGCTACCAGCACGTCGTGGCCACCCGCGACCACCACATCGCCCCCGGCGGCCACTTCTCCGCCAACCCGGACTACGCCCGCTCCTGGCCCGCGCACTGCGTCGCCGGCACGGAGGGCGTCGGCTTCCACCCGAACTTCGCCCCCGCCGTCGCCTCCGGCTCGATCGACGCGGTGTTCGACAAGGGGGCGTACTCGGCGGCGTACAGCGGTTTCGAGGGCGCGGACGAGAACGGCACACCCCTGGCCGACTGGCTGCGCTCACGCGAGGTCACCGAGGTCGACGTGGTCGGCATCGCCACGGACCACTGCGTACGCGCCACGGCCCTCGACGCCGCCCGGGAGGGCTTCCGTACGCAGGTCCTGCTGGACCTGACGGCCGGGGTGGCCGCGGAGAGCACCGAGCGGGCCCTGGAGGAGCTGCGCCGGGCGGGCGTGGAGCTGTCGGGCAAGCCGGTCGTGCAGTAG